A region from the Aeromicrobium choanae genome encodes:
- a CDS encoding MFS transporter, protein MRTLHPILAGHVRAVGIATRAGQGLAFAPLTPAGIARVATEDAGAASGLVNTAHQLGSAVVLAILVAVSAGAGAALSEQVRAALIGSSVLMGLSLLAAIVLVLPTRSLRAASPLVPTEENA, encoded by the coding sequence ATGCGAACCCTTCACCCGATCCTCGCGGGCCACGTCCGCGCCGTCGGCATCGCGACGCGCGCGGGTCAGGGGCTGGCGTTCGCCCCCTTGACGCCTGCCGGAATCGCCCGCGTCGCCACCGAGGATGCCGGGGCCGCCTCCGGCCTCGTCAACACCGCTCACCAGCTCGGCAGTGCGGTGGTCCTGGCGATCCTCGTCGCCGTCTCCGCCGGCGCCGGAGCGGCGCTGTCCGAGCAGGTGCGAGCCGCCCTGATCGGTAGCAGTGTGTTGATGGGACTCTCGCTGCTCGCGGCCATCGTGCTCGTGCTGCCCACACGCAGCCTGAGGGCTGCCTCACCTCTCGTACCGACCGAGGAGAACGCATGA
- a CDS encoding DUF2255 family protein, with product MTSWTPDELERIGEAEELHIASRRKDGTLRPFIIIWVVRVDEDVYVRSAYGTDNPWYRRAVASGTGRIRAGGLERDVTFATPDGSLHQAIDSAYHAKYDRYGPAIVGSVTGPGAAAATFRLDPTH from the coding sequence ATGACGTCATGGACACCGGACGAGCTGGAACGCATCGGCGAGGCGGAGGAGCTGCACATCGCCTCCCGCCGCAAGGACGGCACGCTGCGTCCCTTCATCATCATCTGGGTGGTGCGCGTCGACGAGGACGTCTACGTCCGCTCGGCCTACGGCACGGACAACCCGTGGTACCGCCGTGCAGTCGCCAGCGGGACGGGGCGCATCCGGGCCGGCGGGCTCGAGCGAGACGTCACGTTCGCCACTCCCGACGGGAGTCTGCACCAGGCCATCGACTCGGCCTATCACGCCAAGTACGACCGGTACGGCCCCGCAATCGTCGGCTCGGTCACCGGGCCGGGCGCGGCCGCAGCCACCTTCCGACTCGACCCCACCCACTGA